In Harpia harpyja isolate bHarHar1 chromosome Z, bHarHar1 primary haplotype, whole genome shotgun sequence, a single window of DNA contains:
- the TOPORS gene encoding E3 ubiquitin-protein ligase Topors has protein sequence MAEPLRRLAEGSRRRRPPGEERREVPGSGRCRTRHRLKAAAAPAPSRAGSEGPASNMTSADKEFSEDSNFSPKASTSKLLTDASPDSKCPICLDRFDNVAYLDRCLHRFCFRCVQEWSKNKAECPLCKQSFFSIFHTIRAEDDFKEYIISPSENSSFASPDGRRFRYRTTLTGERRTGSSPSRRTLSPPDNGILFEGLSSEPVRQRDGEIQQMIRRLASRRQASAEGRSLRQIQEEDMINFRRALYRTGVRIRSIQDGGRYRDISAEFFRRNPACLHRLVPWLKRELTVLFGAHGSLVNIVQHIIMSNVTRYDLESQAFADDLKPFLLNRTEHFLHEFISFARCPFNLEAYDQHANYDCPAPSYDEGSHSDSSIITISPDTACSQGPDNSLSVTGLGQAPWDDETPGPSYSISEEVRTTIASPLEMAESSDEDSATKSQRTKLQTQLQANADLKDSDSSSDNCVIVGYVKPLAERTPEVVELSSDSEEPIREEKREDVKKQQPIQCRSWSDSEPSRSFSPRSPTCKEDVRSCRSCLSPAVEKTESKDDEKNKHKVKDLSPQHLSWSPSPGSDTICSPWNHRLSRKGKSRSPQSCSRNSRGSHGYRSRRERRSKSQLKKRRSRSRDSSKHRSKRSSRRSRAHDTRASLKSQRGSLSRESTSSREVSRSRSRSKGHGKRRSRSRDSDRYYARDHYQSRYQWGYAFCSRKVFGDGYEYSSRRRTQSNAFYSRQSASPEYRIRSFIERTDPHSQRGLQERHFYCYERCRSRSRSSNRSRTPSEGTDRMKSEKPGGKRKYKTRHLENAFMESTSLERENDPKKTVSKFSDCYKNEDSLSDNRASSETKRKKKKKKMRSPSVEIVYEGKATDTTRHLKKKKKKHKKKHRKHHMSNSAHSSPVVITIDSDSSKEPESTERDSSITWTGTTRINERENESPSSFLGVTGDGDVYRVGEKTGGAAKSYSIPTRRGDLDGDIRNADVKLQETTADQSLTIPDTSSNSPHIESVTSYIHEAPAAPSSQLPSPRISFLERPERRPLILRLPKSLVNRSSWFDFPEEKM, from the exons atgGCAGAGCCGTTACGGCGCCTGGCGgagggcagccgccgccgccgcccgccgggggaGGAGCGGCGGGAGGTTCCCGGCTCCGGACGCTGCCGGACGCGCCACAGGCTGaaggcggccgcggccccggccccgtcccGCGCGGGCAGCGAGGGCCCGGCATCG AACATGACTTCAGCAGATAAGGAGTTTTCAGAAGATAGCAACTTTTCGCCAAAAGCCAGCACCAGCAAACTGCTAACAGATGCATCTCCTGACTCTAAATGCCCCATCTGTTTGGATAGGTTTGACAATGTTGCATATCTAGATCGCTGCTTGCATAGGTTCTGTTTCCGCTGTGTCCAGGAGTGgtcaaaaaacaaagcagaatgcCCCCTCTGCAAGCaatcctttttttctattttccataCAATCCGTGCTGAAGATGACTTTAAGGAGTACATAATCAGCCCTTCAGAAAATAGTTCTTTTGCCAGCCCTGATGGCCGGAGATTTCGTTACCGTACCACCTTAACAGGAGAACGCCGCACTGGCAGTTCCCCTTCCCGAAGGACGCTGTCCCCTCCAGATAATGGGATATTGTTTGAAGGGTTGTCGAGCGAACCAGTGCGGCAGAGAGATGGCGAGATTCAGCAGATGATAAGGAGGCTGGCCTCCAGGAGGCAGGCTAGCGCAGAGGGCAGATCTCTGCGGCAGATTCAGGAGGAGGACATGATCAACTTCCGCAGAGCTCTGTACCGTACTGGTGTGCGTATTCGTAGTATTCAGGATGGTGGCCGCTATCGAGACATTTCAGCAGAGTTTTTCCGCCGCAACCCTGCTTGCCTTCACAGGTTGGTTCCTTGGTTGAAGCGAGAACTTACAGTGCTGTTTGGTGCCCATGGATCTTTGGTTAATATTGTACAGCACATTATCATGAGTAATGTGACTAGGTATGACCTGGAAAGTCAGGCCTTTGCTGATGATTTAAAGCCTTTTTTGCTGAACCGGACTGAACACTTCTTACATGAATTCATCAGTTTTGCCCGTTGTCCTTTTAACTTAGAAGCATATGATCAACACGCCAATTATGACTGTCCTGCGCCATCATATGACGAAGGAAGCCACTCGGACTCGTCAATTATTACAATATCTCCAGATACGGCATGTTCTCAAGGGCCAGATAACAGTTTGTCTGTGACTGGTCTTGGTCAGGCCCCCTGGGATGACGAAACTCCAGGGCCTTCCTATTCCATTTCAGAAGAGGTTCGTACAACCATAGCTTCTCCTCTGGAGATGGCAGAAAGTTCTGATGAGGACTCTGCTACAAAGAGTCAAAGAACCAAACTGCAAACTCAGTTACAGGCTAATGCTGACTTAAAAGACAGTGACTCTTCCTCAGACAATTGTGTTATTGTTGGGTATGTTAAGCCATTAGCTGAGAGGACACCAGAAGTGGTTGAGCTGTCCTCGGACTCTGAGGAGCCCAtcagggaagagaagagggaagaCGTGAAGAAACAGCAGCCAATCCAGTGTCGCAGCTGGAGTGATAGTGAACCAAGCAGGAGCTTCTCGCCACGTTCCCCCACATGTAAGGAGGATGTACGTAGTTGTAGAAGCTGCTTATCTCCTGCAGTTGAGAAGACAGAGTCAAAAGAtgatgagaaaaacaaacataagGTAAAAGATCTGTCTCCACAGCACTTGAGCTGGAGCCCCTCTCCGGGGAGTGACACAATATGCTCCCCTTGGAATCACAGGTTGTCTAGAAAGGGAAAGTCCAGGAGTCCACAATCCTGTTCACGAAACAGTCGAGGTAGTCATGGCTATCGGTCTAGGAGGGAGCGTCGTAGCAAAAGCCAACTTAAAAAGAGACGATCAAGAAGCAGAGATAGTAGCAAACATaggagcaaaagaagcagcaggaggtcGAGGGCTCATGACACCAGAGCCTCTCTAAAAAGCCAGAGAGGCTCTTTAAGTCGTGAGAGCACTTCATCCAGAGAAGTAAGCAGATCACGATCACGTAGCAAAGGCCATGGCAAAAGGAGATCAAGAAGCAGAGACAGTGATCGTTATTATGCAAGAGACCATTACCAAAGTAGATACCAGTGGGGTTATGCTTTCTGTAGTCGAAAGGTGTTCGGAGATGGCTATGAATACTCcagcaggaggaggacacagtCTAATGCTTTCTATTCAAGGCAATCTGCTAGTCCAGAATACAGGATACGATCATTTATTGAAAGGACAGATCCGCATAGCCAGAGGGGACTCCAGGAGAGACACTTTTACTGTTACGAAAGATGCAGGTCAAGGAGTCGATCAAGCAACAGGTCAAGGACCCCTTCTGAAGGAACTGAcagaatgaaaagtgaaaagcCTGGTGGAAAAAGGAAGTACAAAACTCGCCACTTGGAGAATGCATTCATGGAGAGCACAAGtctagaaagagaaaatgacCCCAAGAAAACTGTCTCAAAATTCAGTGACTGCTACAAAAATGAAGACAGCCTTTCAGACAATCGAGCAAGCAGTGAGACAAAgcgtaagaaaaagaaaaaaaagatgaggagTCCAAGTGTGGAGATAGTCTATGAAGGAAAAGCAACAGACACAACAAggcatcttaaaaagaaaaagaaaaagcataagaaGAAACACCGGAAACATCACATGAGTAACTCGGCACATTCTTCTCCAGTGGTGATTACAATTGATAGTGACAGTAGCAAGGAGCCAGAAAGTACTGAACGTGACAGCAGTATTACTTGGACAGGCACAACTCGGATAAATGAGAGGGAAAACGAGTCTCCCTCTTCTTTTCTGGGAGTGACAGGAGATGGAGATGTTTACAGAGTTGGCGAGAAAACTGGAGGAGCAGCCAAAAGCTACAGTATTCCTACCAGAAGGGGAGACTTAGATGGTGACATTAGAAATGCTGATGTCAAACTTCAAGAAACAACAGCTGATCAGAGTCTTACCATACCAGACACCAGCAGTAACAGCCCTCACATAGAAAGTGTAACCAGCTACATTCACGAAGCACCAGCAGCGCCTTCCAGTCAACTGCCTTCCCCCAGGATTTCCTTCCTAGAGCGTCCAGAGAGACGACCATTGATACTAAGACTGCCAAAGAGTCTTGTCAACAGATCCTCTTGGTTtgatttcccagaagaaaaaatgtag